In Sebaldella termitidis ATCC 33386, one DNA window encodes the following:
- the der gene encoding ribosome biogenesis GTPase Der: MKPIVAIVGRPNVGKSTLFNKLIGERLSIVKDVPGVTRDRLYRDVEWSGKEFTLVDTGGLEPKTQDFIMSKIKDQAQVAIDEADVVVFLVDGKYGITGLDEEVAAVLRKKDKKVIVAVNKIDNYIKNQDRIYEFFGLGFEEVIGISGEHKVNLGDLLDAIIGKFEKMNTVQEEEVLSIAVLGRPNAGKSSLVNKILNKERSIVSDIAGTTRDSIDSDFRYKNRKYRIIDTAGIRRKSKIDDSIEYYSVLRAIKAINRADVCVLMLDSTELVTEQDKRVAGLIHDEKKPLIIAINKWDLIEKDNSTVKQFTELVKTELPFLSYAPVITMSALTGQRVMPILDQINDVFEEYNKKISTGVLNQVLGEMIAVNPVPTRKGRAVKINYVTQIGVAPPRFVFFANDPELVHFSYKRYLENKFREYFGFEGSPIEFIFNKKSERNF, encoded by the coding sequence ATGAAACCAATAGTTGCAATAGTCGGGAGACCTAATGTAGGAAAGTCAACACTTTTTAACAAGCTGATAGGAGAAAGATTATCGATAGTAAAGGATGTGCCCGGAGTTACAAGGGACAGATTATATAGAGACGTTGAATGGTCAGGAAAAGAATTTACTCTGGTGGATACCGGAGGTCTGGAGCCTAAAACACAGGATTTTATTATGAGTAAGATAAAAGATCAGGCTCAGGTAGCTATAGATGAGGCAGATGTAGTTGTATTTCTTGTAGACGGGAAATATGGAATAACAGGTCTAGATGAGGAAGTAGCCGCTGTTCTGAGAAAGAAAGACAAGAAAGTAATAGTTGCAGTAAATAAAATAGACAATTATATAAAAAATCAGGATAGAATATATGAGTTTTTTGGTCTTGGATTCGAGGAAGTAATCGGGATTTCCGGAGAGCATAAGGTTAATCTAGGGGATCTTCTGGATGCAATAATAGGCAAGTTTGAGAAAATGAATACTGTTCAGGAAGAGGAAGTACTGAGTATAGCTGTTCTCGGGAGACCAAATGCCGGAAAATCATCACTTGTAAATAAGATACTGAATAAGGAAAGAAGTATAGTCAGTGATATAGCAGGAACAACAAGAGATTCCATTGACTCTGATTTCAGATATAAAAACAGAAAATACAGAATAATAGATACTGCCGGAATCAGAAGAAAATCAAAAATAGATGATTCTATAGAATATTACAGCGTATTGAGAGCGATAAAAGCTATTAACAGAGCTGATGTATGTGTACTTATGCTGGACTCTACAGAGCTTGTAACAGAGCAGGACAAAAGAGTGGCCGGCTTAATACATGATGAAAAAAAACCGCTGATAATAGCCATAAATAAATGGGATCTTATAGAGAAAGATAATTCTACTGTAAAGCAGTTTACAGAGCTGGTAAAAACAGAGCTTCCGTTTTTGAGCTATGCTCCGGTAATAACAATGTCTGCTTTGACAGGTCAGAGGGTTATGCCTATTCTGGATCAGATTAATGACGTATTTGAGGAATATAACAAAAAAATATCAACAGGTGTTCTTAATCAGGTACTTGGTGAGATGATTGCGGTTAATCCCGTACCTACCAGAAAGGGAAGAGCAGTAAAAATAAATTATGTAACACAGATCGGAGTGGCACCGCCAAGGTTTGTATTTTTTGCAAATGATCCCGAGCTTGTACATTTTTCATATAAAAGATATCTGGAAAATAAATTCAGAGAATATTTTGGCTTTGAGGGGTCACCTATCGAATTTATCTTTAATAAGAAGAGTGAAAGGAATTTTTAA
- a CDS encoding AI-2E family transporter: MNIEKTKDKLVTLVLCLVCLFLITKVLPYFVPFLNVILSALIPFILAFVITYVLEPAVEFLEKKLNFKRMSAFMIVYFVVMFVFIAMVLALIPEVVNQFNSMISFIINHQGEIQLKVSKYIEHSHINISEIVYKLKEWFFRYIFSLLNSGISLIKAFFSIVFMTPIFLFLLMKDYRSLKMKLKLRILEADRRDIIIIMRNIDVVLGKYVKGKLIDCFLVGTLVYIIFSILGLKFALLFSFIIGVTNLIPYVGPVIGAIPACLFALLQSFNIFIGVLIAIVFIQTLESVFLVPYITSKTVEIHEITTLLVLLIGGSLFGIIGALLAIPVYLVIKVIYEYYKNNKGV, encoded by the coding sequence ATGAATATTGAAAAGACAAAAGATAAGCTGGTTACACTTGTCTTGTGTTTGGTATGTTTATTTCTTATAACAAAGGTTCTGCCGTATTTTGTACCGTTTTTAAATGTAATACTCAGTGCTTTGATACCGTTTATTCTTGCTTTTGTTATTACTTATGTTCTTGAGCCGGCAGTGGAGTTTTTGGAGAAAAAACTGAATTTTAAGAGAATGAGTGCTTTTATGATAGTTTATTTTGTAGTGATGTTTGTTTTTATTGCTATGGTTCTGGCTCTTATACCGGAAGTGGTGAATCAGTTTAACAGCATGATAAGCTTTATAATAAACCATCAGGGAGAAATACAGCTGAAGGTCTCAAAATATATAGAGCACTCTCATATAAACATATCAGAGATAGTGTATAAGCTGAAGGAATGGTTTTTCAGATATATATTTAGTCTTCTGAATTCTGGAATTTCGCTTATAAAAGCATTTTTCAGTATAGTTTTTATGACTCCGATCTTTTTATTTTTACTTATGAAGGATTACCGAAGTCTGAAAATGAAGCTGAAGCTTCGGATACTGGAAGCTGACAGAAGAGATATAATAATAATAATGCGTAATATAGACGTGGTTCTGGGAAAATATGTCAAAGGCAAGCTGATAGACTGTTTTTTGGTTGGGACATTAGTGTATATTATTTTTTCAATATTAGGACTAAAGTTTGCCCTTTTATTTTCATTTATAATCGGGGTAACTAATCTGATTCCTTATGTAGGACCTGTGATTGGCGCAATTCCTGCCTGTTTGTTTGCTCTGCTTCAGTCATTTAATATATTTATAGGTGTTCTGATAGCAATAGTATTTATACAGACACTGGAATCAGTATTTCTTGTACCGTATATAACGAGTAAAACCGTGGAAATACATGAGATTACGACCCTTCTTGTTTTGCTTATAGGGGGAAGTCTTTTCGGGATAATCGGTGCCTTGCTGGCAATTCCGGTTTATCTTGTAATAAAAGTAATATATGAATATTATAAAAATAATAAAGGGGTATAA
- a CDS encoding NAD(P)-dependent oxidoreductase, whose translation MKIAVIGANGKAGSLIVKEALERGHEVTAVVRDSSKVNNTQVKILEKDLFDLTYDDLKENDAVIDAFAVWAEDQLYQHKTSLAHLSDILAEKPVRLLVVGGAGSLYVDPEHKLRLMDTPDFPDMFKPLASNMGEAFDALRTRKDVNWTYLSPSADFSAEGVRTGKYKAGGEELMTNSKGLSTISYADYAIAMLDEAELPKHLQERFTVVSE comes from the coding sequence ATGAAAATAGCAGTAATCGGTGCGAATGGAAAAGCAGGAAGTCTGATAGTAAAGGAGGCTTTAGAGAGAGGTCATGAGGTAACAGCAGTGGTACGTGACAGCAGCAAAGTAAATAACACACAGGTAAAAATTTTGGAAAAAGACTTATTTGATCTTACTTATGATGATCTAAAAGAAAATGATGCTGTTATAGATGCATTTGCTGTCTGGGCAGAAGATCAGCTGTATCAGCATAAAACTTCCCTTGCACATCTTTCGGATATTCTGGCCGAAAAGCCAGTTCGTTTACTTGTGGTAGGAGGTGCTGGAAGTCTGTACGTTGATCCTGAACATAAATTACGTTTAATGGATACTCCTGATTTTCCGGACATGTTCAAGCCTCTGGCATCAAATATGGGTGAGGCTTTTGATGCTCTTAGAACAAGAAAAGATGTTAACTGGACATATCTTAGTCCTTCGGCAGACTTTTCAGCTGAAGGCGTACGTACAGGGAAATATAAAGCAGGCGGCGAGGAACTTATGACTAACAGTAAAGGTTTAAGCACTATCAGTTATGCAGATTACGCAATAGCGATGCTTGATGAAGCCGAGCTCCCAAAGCATTTACAGGAGCGTTTTACAGTTGTATCCGAATAA
- a CDS encoding DUF4189 domain-containing protein: MKKILFFIVTLFLLNGVMSLADSMCGPNGVFNPGDNQCYPASGGGYTETADDKYYAAIAVDPSTGEYAWGASYRSKNSLKTDVLSNCGSPNCKFLGTIRYKQCGSLAYSKADNIYGYDTIIYWTKGDSTKKERAEEKSIKKCEKNGGKKCVVQISVCDIGKL, from the coding sequence ATGAAAAAAATATTATTTTTTATTGTAACTTTATTTTTATTAAACGGAGTTATGAGTTTAGCAGATAGTATGTGCGGTCCCAACGGAGTCTTTAATCCCGGTGACAATCAGTGTTATCCTGCATCAGGCGGGGGATATACCGAAACTGCGGATGACAAATACTATGCAGCAATTGCTGTTGATCCTTCCACGGGTGAATATGCCTGGGGAGCATCCTACCGATCAAAAAACAGTCTTAAAACTGATGTTTTATCTAACTGCGGAAGTCCTAACTGTAAATTTTTAGGAACAATACGCTACAAGCAATGCGGGTCTCTTGCATATTCAAAAGCTGATAATATCTATGGCTATGATACCATTATTTACTGGACTAAAGGAGATTCCACAAAGAAAGAACGTGCAGAAGAAAAATCTATAAAAAAGTGTGAAAAAAACGGCGGTAAAAAATGTGTCGTTCAGATAAGTGTGTGCGATATAGGTAAATTATAA
- a CDS encoding bifunctional 4-hydroxy-2-oxoglutarate aldolase/2-dehydro-3-deoxy-phosphogluconate aldolase yields MNKSKITGILRNVKKEDVLKVGEILIKHNIKDFEVTYNTKDSLEIVKMLKKEFPEARIGMGTILNVEELKKAEESGAEFILTPSVNEEVLRYSGKNNIDLITGVFSPSEVALALRYGFNYLKLFPAIDLPDSYINNLMGPFDKVEFMAVGGVEKDNITDFFKAGFKSVGMGSSLIKKSYLESKDWEKLEKHVKEIAEIIETV; encoded by the coding sequence ATGAATAAGTCAAAAATAACCGGGATTTTGAGAAATGTAAAAAAAGAGGATGTCCTAAAAGTAGGGGAAATACTGATAAAACACAATATCAAGGATTTTGAGGTAACATATAATACAAAGGATTCATTGGAAATAGTAAAAATGCTGAAAAAAGAGTTTCCAGAAGCCAGAATAGGAATGGGCACCATATTAAATGTGGAAGAATTAAAAAAAGCCGAAGAATCCGGGGCAGAATTTATTCTTACACCATCAGTGAATGAAGAGGTACTGAGATATTCCGGAAAAAATAATATTGATCTGATAACGGGAGTTTTTTCACCGAGTGAAGTCGCACTTGCTTTGAGATACGGCTTTAATTATCTGAAATTATTTCCTGCCATTGACCTTCCCGATTCATATATAAATAATCTCATGGGACCGTTTGATAAAGTGGAATTTATGGCTGTGGGCGGTGTAGAGAAAGATAATATAACAGATTTTTTCAAAGCAGGGTTCAAATCTGTGGGAATGGGATCAAGTCTTATAAAAAAATCGTATCTGGAAAGTAAGGATTGGGAAAAGTTGGAAAAGCATGTTAAGGAAATAGCAGAAATAATAGAAACTGTGTGA
- a CDS encoding phosphotriesterase family protein, with the protein MKSVRTVCGKISGDSMGYTLAHEHLIVSPELSDKKYDDYRLLDINLMCMEVEKFKQKSGKTIVEMTPLNYGRDPLKYREIAIRENINIICCTGFHKEEFLPELAFKLTETDLINMLLEEINNGMDGTDICPGVIKCGTSYNNITETEVKIIKAAAKVHILTGIPVSTHCDKGTMMLEQGELLVKNGVKPENILLGHTDVQKDLNIQLEALKRGFNILTDHVGRELDNIDEDRIRKIEIMIREGFGGQLFLSGDMGKKDYVTAYGGRPGLDYILGVFKDKFVREIGREYFDKITIDNPKRFFSF; encoded by the coding sequence ATGAAAAGTGTAAGAACAGTCTGCGGAAAAATTTCCGGTGATAGTATGGGATACACATTAGCACACGAACACTTGATAGTTTCACCGGAGCTTTCTGATAAAAAATATGATGACTACAGACTTCTGGATATAAATTTAATGTGTATGGAAGTGGAAAAATTCAAACAAAAATCAGGGAAAACCATAGTGGAGATGACCCCGTTGAATTACGGGAGAGATCCATTGAAATACAGAGAAATAGCCATACGGGAAAATATAAATATAATCTGCTGTACAGGCTTTCATAAAGAGGAATTTTTACCGGAGCTGGCTTTTAAGCTGACTGAAACTGACCTTATAAATATGCTTTTGGAGGAAATAAACAATGGGATGGACGGTACTGATATCTGTCCCGGAGTTATAAAATGCGGAACCAGTTATAATAATATTACAGAAACAGAAGTAAAGATAATAAAAGCAGCGGCTAAGGTACATATACTAACGGGAATTCCGGTAAGTACACATTGTGATAAAGGAACAATGATGCTGGAACAGGGAGAACTTTTAGTAAAAAACGGAGTAAAGCCTGAAAATATACTGCTGGGACATACAGATGTCCAGAAAGATTTAAATATACAGCTGGAAGCTTTGAAAAGAGGATTTAATATTTTAACAGATCATGTAGGGCGTGAACTTGATAATATTGATGAAGACAGGATAAGAAAAATAGAAATAATGATCAGGGAAGGGTTTGGAGGTCAGTTATTTCTTTCAGGTGATATGGGTAAAAAAGACTATGTCACAGCCTATGGAGGCAGGCCGGGACTTGATTATATATTGGGAGTATTTAAGGATAAGTTTGTCAGGGAAATAGGCAGGGAATATTTTGATAAGATCACGATAGACAATCCAAAAAGATTTTTCAGCTTTTGA
- a CDS encoding oxidoreductase: MKLKTAFIGFGKSTTRYHLPYVLRRDNIEVTAIYSRKRKPELEENYKEYNIEFTDNLQDILNNKEILLVSVCSPLQTHYEFAKRCLEAGKNVLVEKPFTETTEEAKELFDLAKEKGLVIMPYQNRRFDSDFLLFKEALKNKNLGEIVEIESHFDRFRPEEAVKPGTPVDGVFWGLGSHALDQMISIFGKPKKIYYDIRSLRDKTKPDDYYHVELFYDNIKVIVKSSHLVLLEYPKFIIQGKNGSFIKYGIDKQEEYLKAGTMPWEKGFGEEPEENYGQFAYIDNGGRMRKDIMHTISGDYGRIYDNLYEAIINKKKKLISDEEALMLLEILTIGIKCPNPKIIDFK, translated from the coding sequence ATGAAACTAAAAACGGCATTTATAGGATTTGGAAAAAGTACGACGAGATATCATCTTCCTTATGTTTTGAGACGGGATAATATTGAAGTAACAGCAATATACAGCAGAAAAAGAAAACCTGAACTTGAGGAAAATTATAAGGAATACAATATAGAATTTACTGATAATCTTCAGGATATTTTGAATAATAAGGAAATATTACTGGTTTCTGTGTGTTCTCCGCTTCAGACACATTATGAATTTGCTAAAAGATGTCTTGAAGCAGGAAAAAATGTGCTTGTAGAGAAGCCTTTTACAGAAACAACAGAAGAAGCAAAAGAGCTTTTCGATCTTGCAAAGGAAAAGGGACTGGTTATAATGCCTTATCAGAACAGGAGATTTGATTCTGATTTTTTGCTTTTTAAAGAAGCTCTGAAAAATAAAAATCTGGGAGAAATAGTGGAGATAGAGTCGCATTTTGACAGATTCAGACCTGAGGAAGCAGTAAAGCCCGGGACACCTGTAGATGGAGTATTCTGGGGACTTGGTTCACATGCATTAGATCAGATGATATCAATATTCGGAAAGCCGAAAAAAATATATTATGACATAAGAAGTCTGAGAGATAAAACAAAGCCCGATGATTATTACCATGTAGAGTTATTTTATGACAATATTAAGGTCATAGTAAAATCAAGCCATTTAGTACTGCTGGAATATCCCAAATTTATTATACAGGGAAAAAACGGAAGTTTTATCAAATATGGAATTGATAAACAGGAAGAATATCTGAAAGCCGGGACTATGCCATGGGAAAAAGGATTCGGGGAAGAGCCGGAAGAAAATTACGGACAGTTTGCATATATTGATAATGGAGGAAGAATGAGGAAAGATATTATGCACACTATTTCGGGTGATTATGGAAGAATATATGATAATCTTTATGAGGCTATCATAAATAAGAAAAAAAAGCTCATATCCGACGAGGAAGCACTTATGCTCTTGGAAATATTAACAATAGGAATAAAATGTCCTAATCCGAAAATTATAGACTTTAAATAG
- a CDS encoding winged helix-turn-helix transcriptional regulator yields the protein MKKELPACPVEVTLQLIGDKWKVLILRDLMDGTKRFGVLKKGINGVSQKVLTANLRMMETSGLVSRKVYAEVPPRVEYTLTKTGYSLKPVLDVMTVWGEEYKEKME from the coding sequence ATGAAAAAAGAATTACCTGCCTGCCCTGTTGAAGTAACACTTCAGTTAATAGGGGATAAATGGAAAGTACTGATTTTACGTGATTTAATGGATGGTACAAAGCGTTTTGGAGTATTGAAAAAAGGAATTAACGGTGTATCACAGAAAGTACTTACCGCGAATCTGCGTATGATGGAAACGAGTGGACTGGTTTCAAGGAAGGTATATGCAGAGGTACCGCCAAGGGTAGAGTATACTCTGACGAAGACAGGCTATAGTCTGAAGCCTGTTCTTGATGTGATGACTGTCTGGGGGGAAGAGTATAAAGAGAAAATGGAATAG
- the dgoD gene encoding galactonate dehydratase, protein MKISSFKIYEVKPRWIFIKIITDEGIEGWGEMISGTKTETVTACANEMCKKLLGRDPFDIEALWQELYRSFFRGGPVNMTVISGIETALWDIKGKYYNMPVYEFLGGKVRDKLKVYSWIGGDRPNNVAEEAKQRFDQGFTAVKMNATEELHYIDSYEKVDQVLERMNSIKELLGNKIQVGIDFHGRVHKPMAKILIKELEPFRPMFIEEPVLPENWDAIIDTAKNSPIPIATGERLSTRWEFKRLFNNNSVDIIQPDVALAGGILETRKIAAAAEMYDIAVAPHAPYGPVALAATLQLDMCTPNVFIQEQSLGIHYNKGFDLIDFVKNKEIFMFKDGYLDVPEKPGLGIEIDEELVKKVSAEGLVWTNPKWKNYDGTIAEW, encoded by the coding sequence ATGAAAATATCATCATTTAAGATATATGAAGTGAAGCCCAGATGGATTTTTATAAAAATAATAACTGATGAAGGAATAGAAGGCTGGGGTGAAATGATTTCGGGAACTAAAACCGAAACTGTTACAGCATGTGCCAATGAGATGTGTAAAAAATTATTAGGACGTGATCCTTTTGATATAGAAGCATTATGGCAGGAATTATACAGATCGTTTTTCAGAGGCGGGCCTGTGAATATGACCGTAATTTCAGGAATAGAAACAGCATTATGGGATATAAAAGGAAAGTATTATAATATGCCTGTTTATGAGTTTTTGGGCGGAAAAGTCAGGGATAAACTGAAAGTATACTCATGGATCGGAGGGGACAGACCAAATAATGTAGCCGAGGAGGCGAAGCAGCGTTTTGATCAGGGATTTACAGCAGTGAAAATGAATGCTACAGAGGAGCTTCACTATATAGATTCATATGAAAAAGTAGATCAGGTACTGGAAAGAATGAATTCAATAAAGGAACTGCTTGGTAATAAAATACAGGTAGGTATTGATTTTCACGGAAGAGTTCATAAACCTATGGCAAAAATACTTATCAAGGAGCTGGAGCCTTTCAGACCGATGTTTATAGAAGAGCCGGTGCTTCCCGAGAACTGGGATGCAATAATTGATACAGCTAAAAATTCTCCCATACCAATAGCTACAGGAGAAAGATTAAGTACAAGATGGGAATTCAAAAGATTGTTTAACAACAATTCCGTGGATATAATCCAGCCGGATGTAGCTCTTGCCGGAGGAATACTGGAAACAAGAAAAATAGCTGCAGCAGCGGAAATGTATGATATAGCAGTAGCACCTCATGCACCTTACGGTCCTGTAGCTCTTGCAGCTACATTACAGCTTGATATGTGTACGCCTAACGTTTTTATACAGGAGCAGAGTCTTGGGATTCACTATAATAAAGGGTTTGATCTGATAGATTTTGTAAAGAACAAAGAGATATTCATGTTTAAGGATGGTTATCTGGATGTACCCGAAAAACCGGGGCTGGGAATAGAAATTGATGAAGAGCTTGTAAAGAAAGTGTCAGCAGAAGGACTCGTCTGGACTAATCCAAAATGGAAAAACTATGACGGAACTATAGCTGAATGGTAG
- a CDS encoding MarR family winged helix-turn-helix transcriptional regulator — MSKCRKESKFDDCLYFTISRLFRIANKYAEDAFSDLEICPTHGYLMILLDEQREGLSVSEIADKLAIAPSTVTRFVDKLTEKGLVEREKEGKKSYTKITKKGIAEMDSVFQAWQRINDKFIRKISNLPYLKGISKDMGQLADYLEEGEKFEIDFTI; from the coding sequence ATGAGTAAATGTAGAAAAGAATCAAAATTTGATGACTGTCTATATTTCACTATTTCTAGATTATTCAGAATAGCGAATAAGTATGCAGAGGATGCATTCTCAGATCTAGAGATTTGCCCGACACACGGGTACCTGATGATACTTTTAGATGAACAGAGAGAAGGATTATCAGTTAGTGAAATAGCAGATAAGTTAGCAATTGCTCCATCCACAGTAACCAGATTTGTAGATAAACTTACAGAAAAGGGATTAGTGGAAAGAGAAAAAGAAGGAAAAAAGTCGTATACCAAAATTACAAAAAAAGGAATAGCAGAAATGGATTCAGTTTTTCAGGCATGGCAGAGAATTAATGACAAGTTCATAAGAAAAATTAGTAATCTTCCATATTTAAAAGGAATTTCAAAAGATATGGGACAGCTTGCTGACTATTTAGAGGAAGGCGAAAAATTTGAGATAGACTTTACAATTTAA
- a CDS encoding AI-2E family transporter, with protein MRKYREVREILIILVLVLLALYLFFQNYKYVQKPVNIVIGALVPFISSFIIVYCLMPFIDVLSKKLRINKKISIVIVFSIFILFLLYIVISILPLVIKQFNGLIRYFVNNQGQIQKEINEFLDGTNIDLKSVVGKVREYLFSNSMNLINSSIALFSGLFSFMFMTPIFTVMLLFSYDSIKTGLRKSLIRNKKRNILPLLKDIDDAVGKYIKVTLLDCFIIGTLSSIVFYFLKVDYMQLFSIIIGVGNLIPFIGPFISIVPVLIYAATKSLNLFISILVIITVLQGIEANIVKPWLTSKSVNIHPITTLLVILIGGSLFGIIGAFIAIPVYIIIKLIFQFYRKKIK; from the coding sequence ATGAGAAAATACAGAGAAGTCAGAGAGATATTGATAATTCTGGTATTAGTCCTGCTGGCATTATATTTGTTTTTTCAAAATTACAAATATGTACAGAAACCGGTAAATATAGTAATAGGTGCATTGGTACCTTTTATTTCATCATTTATAATAGTTTATTGTCTTATGCCTTTTATAGACGTACTTTCAAAAAAATTAAGAATTAATAAAAAAATATCTATTGTTATAGTTTTCAGTATTTTTATTTTATTTCTTTTATATATAGTAATTTCGATACTTCCGTTAGTGATAAAGCAGTTTAACGGTCTGATCAGATATTTTGTCAATAATCAGGGACAGATTCAGAAAGAGATAAATGAATTTCTTGACGGAACAAATATTGACCTAAAATCAGTGGTGGGTAAAGTAAGGGAATATTTATTTTCCAATTCTATGAATCTCATAAATTCCAGTATAGCTTTATTTTCGGGATTATTTAGTTTTATGTTTATGACTCCCATTTTTACAGTTATGCTTCTGTTCAGTTATGACAGCATAAAAACAGGGCTTAGAAAAAGTCTTATCAGAAATAAAAAAAGAAATATACTTCCGCTTCTTAAAGATATTGATGACGCTGTAGGAAAATATATTAAGGTAACACTGCTTGACTGTTTTATAATAGGTACTCTTTCAAGCATTGTATTTTATTTTTTAAAGGTTGATTATATGCAGTTATTTTCAATAATAATAGGGGTAGGAAATCTGATACCGTTTATAGGGCCTTTTATAAGCATAGTTCCGGTTTTGATATATGCTGCAACTAAATCTCTGAATTTATTTATAAGTATTCTGGTGATTATTACAGTACTTCAGGGGATCGAAGCAAATATAGTAAAACCATGGCTGACAAGTAAATCTGTGAATATTCATCCTATAACAACTCTTCTTGTTATTTTGATAGGCGGTTCGCTGTTTGGAATAATAGGTGCTTTTATTGCTATACCGGTATATATCATAATAAAATTGATATTTCAGTTTTATAGAAAAAAAATTAAATAA